From Streptomyces sp. SAI-135:
AGGCCGTTCGCGGCGAGCAGCTTGAGGGCGCGCGCCTCGTTCACGCTGTCGTTCGGGACCGCGATCGTCGCGCCGCTCTTGAGGGCGTCGGCGTCCTTGACCTTGTGGGAGTAGAGGCCGAGCGGCTCCAGGTGGACCGTGACGACGGGCGCGATGTGGGTGCCGCGCTTCTTGTTGAAGTCGTCGAGGTAAGGCTGGTTCTGGAAGTAGTTGGCGTCCACCGAGCCGTCCTCGGTGGCCGTGTTCGGGGTCACGTAGTCCGTGAACTCCTTGACCTCCAGGTCGAGGCCCGCCTTCTTCGCCAGGTTCTCCTTGACGTAGTTCAGGATCTCGGCGTGCGGGGTGGGGCTCGCGGCGACGACCAGCGCCCCGCTGGTGTCGGAGGCGGAGTCGGAGCCGGACGAACCGCAGGCGCTGAGCCCGAAGGTCAGGGTTCCGGCGGCGAGGACGGCGGTGGTGAGCTTTGCGGTGTTACGCACGAAAAGTGCCTTTCCTTTTGGGTGCAGTGACCCCGTGAATGGGTGCACGGGACATCTGGGAGCGCGTCAGACGGTCTTGGTGTCCGCCGTCGAGGCCTTCAGCAGACGGAGTTTCGGAGCGGGTCCGGAGCGTCCGCCGCGGCGGTGCAGCGAGCGGGCCGCGTAGTCGCCGGCGGACTGGATGAGCGAGATGACGACGGCGAGGATCGCGACGGTGATCCACATGAGCTGGGTCTCGAAGCGCTGGTAGCCGTAGCGGATGGCGATGTCGCCGAGGCCGCCGGCGCCGACCGTGCCGGCCATCGCGGAATAGCCGATGAGGGCGACGACCGTGGTGGTGGTGCTGGCGATCAGCGAGGGCAGGGCCTCGGGGACGAGGACCTTGCGGACGATCGTCCAGGTGTTGCCGCCCATCGACTGCACGGCCTCGACCAGTCCGCCGTCCACTTCGCGGACAGCCGTCTCGACGAGGCGCGCGAAGAACGGGATCGCTCCGATGGCCAGCGGCACGATGGCGGCCTCACGGCCGATGGTGGTGCCCGTGATCGAGCGGGTGAAGCCCATCAGCGCGACCATCAGGATGATGAACGGCATCGAGCGGGCGATGTTCACGACCTGCCCGATGACCTTGTTCGCGACGACGTTCTGGAGGAGTCCGCCCCGGTCGGTGAGGACCAGCAGGACACCGAGCGGCAGGCCGCCCACGACGGCGATCAGGGTGGACCAGCCGACCATGTAGAGGGTGTCCCAACACGCCTGCTCCAACAGGGGCTGCATCTCGGACCAGGTCACTTGGCACCTTCCTTGGCGGGCTCGCGCTCGCCGACGACATCGATCTGCAGGCCCTGTTCGCGCAGGAAGCCGACGGGCACGACGTTGTCCTCGTAGCGGCCGGGCAGTTCGATGCGCATCCGGCCGACCTGGAGACCGCCGACGGTGTCGATGGCGGCGCCGAGGATCGATATGTCGATGTTGTAGGTGCGCGAGAGCTGGGAGATGACGGGCTGGGTGGCCGCCTCGCCCTGGAAGGTGACGTCGACGACGGTCCGGTCCTCGCCGGTGGCGGCGCCGCCGACGGGGAAGAGCGCGGAGGCCAGCTCGGAGCCGGGGGTCGCGAGCAGTTCGCTGACCGTGCCGGACTCGACGACGCGGCCGTTCTCCATCAGGGCCGCCGAGTCGCAGATCGACTTCACGACGTCCATTTCGTGGGTGATGAGCAGGACGGTCAGGCCGAGCTGCCGGTTCAGGTCGCGCAGCAGCTGGAGGATCGAGCGGGTGGTCTCGGGGTCGAGGGCGCTGGTGGCCTCGTCGGACAGGAGCACCTTGGGGTCGCCGGCCAGGGCGCGGGCGATGCCGACGCGCTGCTTCTGGCCGCCGGAGAGCTGGGCGGGGTACGCCTTGGCCTTGTCGGCCAGCCCGACGAGGTCGAGGAGTTCGAGCGCCTTGCGCGAGCGCTCCTTGCCGGACTTGCCGAGGATCTCCAGCGGCAGTTCGACGTTGTCCTGCACGGTCCGGGTGGACAGCAGGTTGAAGTGCTGGAAGACCATGCCGATACGGCTGCGCGCCTGCCGCAGTTCCCGGCCGGCGCGCGGTCCGCGGCCCGCGAGGGCGGTGAGGTCCTGTCCGTCGACGGTCACGGTGCCGGCGGTGGGGCGCTCCAGCAGGTTGACGCAGCGGATGAGCGAGGACTTGCCGGCGCCGGACTGGCCGATGACGCCGTACACCTCGCCTTCGCGGACGTGCAGATCGACGCCGTCCAGGGCGGTGACCTCACGGCCGCGCGAGCGGTAGACCTTGGTCAGGCCTGTTGTCGTGATCACTGGGGTTCCGTCACTGTCGAGTACCCGGGCGTGGGTGTGCCCTGGTACGGGAGAGAAGTCGTGCGCGGGCACATGGGTCACGTACGGCGTGGACGGCGTACGGACGTGCCGGGGCGGCTCGCTTCGGGGCGCGAGGCTCAGGAGGTGGTGCGGGGGCCCTCTAACAGGCGCACATTCGACACATACAACGAGCACCGGGCGTCATGGTCGCCTCGGTCGCAAGGGTGCGGCAGCTCGTCGTGGTCATGCGATCAGTAAAGCAGACGTATGGGAGCGACCAAGAACCCGCTGTCCGAATGGCGGACAGCGGTGGACAGGTCTCAGACCCGGGCGGAGATCTCCACTCCGGCGGCGGTGACCAGGGCCGACAGGGCCGACAGGTCCTCGACCACCAGGTCGGCGTCGAGCTCGTGGGCCTGGTGGGTTGTGGTCAACGCCACCGTGGTCATCCCGGCGGCACGGCCGGCCCGCAGACCGGCGGGGGCGTCCTCGAACACGACACAGCGGGCCGGGTCGACGCCGAGTTCGCGGGCGGCGAGCAGATACGGCTCGGGGTCGGGCTTGCCGCGGGTCACGTCGTCGGCGGCGACCAGGGTCTTGGGGAGGATGCCGACGGCTTCGAGGCGGGCCTCGGCCAGCCGGCGGGTGGCGGAGGTGACGACGGCCCAGCGGTCGGCGGGCAGGGAGTCGAGGAAGGCCCGGGTCCCGGGGAGCAGGTGGACACCTCCGTTGGGCACGTCTTCCACCTCCAGTTCCTCGATCCGCGCGACGGCCGCCGGTACGACATCGGCGGGCAGCAGGTCGGCGGCTATCTCCACGGCCGTACGTCCGTGCAGTTCGACCCGTGCGAAGGCCTCGGCGGTGATGCCGTACTCCCCGGCCCAGCGCGTCCAGCAGCGGTGCACCGATTCCAGGGAGGAGACGAGGGTTCCGTCGTTGTCGAACAGCAGGGCTTCGGCGTGGATCGTCATGTCCTCGACCCTACGGTGCGGTGCGGGGGCGGCCGCATCAGGCCTTTTGGACCGTAATAGGCTCGCCGCATGTTTGATGCCCTGACGCTGGTGACCGGCGTCGCCGCACTGCTGCTGGCCGCCTGGTGCGGCTGGGCCGCCTACCGTGACGAGCCCACCAAGGACTGGCACTTCATCGGGATGGCCGTGGTGTCGGTGCTGGCGCTGGTCCAGCTCGTGGTGGGGATCGTGCAGCTCGCGCGGGGCGAGAAGCCGGAGCAGGGCACGACGATCTTCGTCGCCTATCTGCTGGGGGCGTTCGCGTGCGTGCCGGCGGCGGGGTTCATGTCGCTCGCGGAGCGGACGCGGTGGGGATCGGTGACGGTCGCCGCCGGCGGTGTGGTGCTGGCCGTTCTGGAGGTGCGGCTCTATGACATCTGGGGAAGCTGACGTGAGCCGACGGTTGATCAGTGGGCCGGGGACGCTGCTGGTGTGGCTGTACGGCGTGATGGTCGTGGGAGCGGTGTCGAGGTCCGCGTACCAGATCTCCACCGAGTTCGACCGGGCGCCGCTTGCGTACTCGCTGTCCGCGGTGGCGGGTGTCGTGTACGGGTTCATCACGTACACGCTGGTGCGGGGCGGAGAGACGGCTCGCAAGGTGGCTCTGGTGTGCTGTGTCGTCGAGCTGCTCGGGGTTTTGACCGTGGGCACCTGGACGTTGGTCGAGCCGTCCGCGTTTCCGGATGCGACGGTGTGGTCGGACTTCGGGATGGGTTACCTGTTCATCCCCGTACTGCTTCCCCTGTCGGCCATCTACTGGCTGCGGAAGGGTGCGCCCAAGGGGGATGCCGCCTGAGGTTCGTCCGGCGGCATCCGGTCCGTGGGGGCTGGTCGCGCAGTTCCCCGCGCCCCTAAAGACTCATGCGGTGGCCGCATATGTTCCCGCGGGCTTCTCCAGGACGATCATCGGGACGCCGTCCGCGCCCTCCGACGTGCCCACCGTCTGGTAGCCGACCTTGCGGTAGAGGCGGAGGTTGCCCTCGCTGCGGTGGCCGGTGAAGAGGCGGAAGCTGGTGGCGCCGCGCTCGTCCGCGAGGGCCGCTTCGGCCGCCCGGAGGAGGCGGGCCCCGATGCCGTGGCCCTGGAGGCGGGGGTGGACGCAGAGTTTGCCGATGGCGGCCGAGCCGTCCTCGGTGACGCGGCCGCGGACCGAGCCGACCACCTCGTCTCCCAGGCGGGCCACGAAGACGCAGTCCGAGGCCACCTCCGCGCGGACCGAGTCCAGGGTCTGGACGAGCGGATCGATGCGGTAGTTGCCGTAGAGCGCCGCCTCACTCTGGAAGCACAGGTACTGCAGCCTGAAGATCTGCTCCGCGTCCTGCTCGGCCGCCGCAGAGATGGTCACGCTCATGCCCATGTGCGCACGCCTCCCGCTCACCTGATCGCCTGTTGTCCCCCACTCCTATCCCCGCGTTCGGCGTGTCGCAACCTCCGGTGCAAGCAGTCGCCGCAGACATCCCAGGCATCTGGAACGTTCCGGACCGAGACTGCCCTGTGAGATACCCAACTCCCCCGCGATCTCCCGGTAGGTGAGGTCCCTCGGGGAGAGGAGGGCCGCCATCAGCGAGGGGCAGCGGCCGGGCAGGCGGCGCACCGCGTCGTGCAGGGCCGTGCGCCGGGCCGCGGCGAGGGCGAGCTGTTCGGGGGTGCGGTCGTCGTCCACCGCGGGTTCGGTGGCGTAGGGCCGTTCGAGGCGGGTCGTACGACGGCTGCGGCGGGACTCGGAGCGGACGGCCCTGCGGAGCCAGCCGGGCGGGTCGAGGGGCGGGCCCTGCGTCTCCAGGTGTTCCAGGAGGCGGAGCCAGACCGCCTGCTCCAGGTCGGCCGGTTCCGTACCGGAGGCATGTGCCTCCGCGGAGGCCTCGGCGGTGAGCAGCGGGCGCAGGGTGGCGACCAGGTCGTGCGTCATATGCGGTACGACACGGCCGCCCGGGCCGTGGGTTGCCCGGGCGGCCGCAAGTCAGCCCGATCGGGGGCTGGTGGCTCAGCCGTTGACGAAGTCCTGGCGGGCGAGGAGGCCGGTGTCCGGGTTGTCGGTGAAGACGCCGTCGATGCCGGTGGCGAAGTACCTCTTGAAGGCGCCGAAGGCGTCCCCGTAGGCGTCCGCGTCCGTGCCCTTGCGGAACTCGGCCGGCAGGAACGGGTTCTCGTTGCGCAGGGTGTAGGGGTGCAGGATCAGCCCCACCTTGTGGGCGTCGGCGACCAGGGTGGTCTCCTTGTCGAGGCTGCCGTCCGCCTTCTTGGTGACGACCAGGTCGAGGGTCGGGCCGATGCCCTGGGCGTAGCCCGCGATCTCCCTGAGGCCCTTGGGGGTGATCAGGTCGGCGACCGTGCGCGGGTCGCCCGTCGCCACGAAGTCCCAGGGGCGGGTGTTCGCGGCGGACAGCAGGACGACCAGGGGGTTGTCGACGAGCTTGTTGAGGCGCTGGATGCTGGTCGGCTCGAAGGACTGGAGGATGACCGGGGAGTTCCGCCGGTCCTTGCCGTGCTTGCGCAGGAGCTTCGCGACCCGCTCCTCCAGGCCCAGGCCGAGCCCCCGGAAATAGGTGGGGTGCTTGGTCTCGGGGTAGATCCACACCTGCTTGCCGCGCTTGCGGGTCTGCTCGTCCTGCCACCTGAGGACTTCCTCGAAGGTGGGGATCTCCCAGCGGCCGTTGTAGAGCGTGTTGTGCGGCCGGTTGGCCGGGATGCGCTCGATCGCGCGGAGCGTCTTGAGCTCGGCGAGGGTGAAGTCCTCGGTGAACCAGCCGGTGGTGGAGACGCCGTCGAGGACCTTGGTCTTCTTCCGGTCGGCGAACTCCTTGTGGTCGGCGACGTCGGTCGTGCCGCCGATCTCCGGTTCGTGGCGGCAGACGAGGTGGCCGTCCTTGGTCGGGACGAGGTCGCCGGCCTCGACGATGTCGGCGCCCAGGTCGAGGGCGAGCTGGTAGGAGCCGAAGGTGTGCTCGGGGCGGTAGCCGCTGGCACCCCGGTGTCCGATGACCGTCGGCACGGGCAGGCTCTTCAGCCCGCCCCCACCGTGCCCCGCGGAGCCGGCGGTGGCGGCTCTCGCCGTGCCCGACAGGCCCAGGACCGCTCCCCCGGCGCCGAGCATCGCGGCCCCGAGAAGTGCCCGTCGTCCGGTGCCGTCCGTGTGCTCGTCCTGCGATCCCATGTGGACCCCTCCTGCCGTCGCCTCTTCGATGCGGGCCGATCGTAGGTCCGGGTCCGTGACGGGCGGGAGACCTCCGGCGGAACACGGGGGTGACGCGTGATGTCGTATGGGAACAGATGTCTGATGGTTCGTCGGCTTCATGGCCGAGGGCCAGGGTACGCGTCCGTCGGGGCGACCTCCGTCACATCGTTCCGCCCGGGTTGCCGGGAGGCAACGGGGCCCATCCGCAGGTAAACGAGTGTCAACAGTGCGTAAGACCTCGGTGAACCCCGAGCGCCCGATGTGCGCGATCCCCCGAGCCGCGAGTAATGTCCTCACCTGCACAGACTCATACAGTTTCCCTGGCCGTTCTCTTGACTCCGGAGGGCCCGTTGTCCCGCTTCGCGCTCATCAAGGCAGTGCTCGGACCGATCATGCGCCTGATGTTCCGCCCACAGGTGGAGGGCGCGGAGCACATCCCGGGTGACGGTCCCGTCATCCTGGCCGGCAACCACCTCACCTTCATCGACTCGATGATCCTGCCGCTGGTCTGCGACCGGCAGGTGTTCTTCATCGGCAAGGACGAGTACGTCACCGGGAAGTCGCTCAAGGGCCGCCTGATGGCGTGGTTCTTCACCGGCGTCGGCATGATCCCGGTGGACCGCGACGGCGGTCGCGGCGGCGTGGCGGCGCTGATGACCGGGCGGCGGGTCCTGGAGGAGGGGAAGGTCTTCGGGATCTACCCCGAGGGCACGCGCTCGCCCGACGGGCGGCTGTACCGGGGACGCACGGGGATCGCCCGTCTGACGCTGATGACGGGCGCGCCCGTCGTGCCCTTCGCGATGATCGGCACGGACAAGTTGCAGCCGGGGGGCTCCGGGATGCCCCGGCCCGGGCGGGTCACGGTTCGGTTCGGCGAGGCGATGGAGTTCTCCCGTTACGACGGGATGGACCGGGACCGGTATGTGCTGCGGGCTGTCACGGACTCTGTGATGACCGAGGTCATGCGGCTGTCGGGGCAGGAGTACGTGGACATGTACGCCACGAAGGCGAAGGCCGCGTAGGGGTTCGTTGTCGGGTGCGGCCCGATGGGACTTCTCGCGCAGTTCCCCGCGCCCCTAAAAGTCCTTGTCCAACCGTTGGCCGCGAAGCATGAACCACGCTGCGATCGCCGTCACCAGCAGGACCAGCGCTCCGGCTCCCGCAGCTGTCGCAAGGCCGTCCACGAAGGACCCCCTCGCTGACGTCAGCAGCGCCTGCGCCGTGTTCGACGGCAGCCCGGACGCCGCCTCCACCGCGCCGCCCAGCGATTCGTGTGCTCCCTCCGGGGTGCCCGCCGGAGCCGCGAAGCCCCGGTAGACGCCCGTCACG
This genomic window contains:
- a CDS encoding MetQ/NlpA family ABC transporter substrate-binding protein, with amino-acid sequence MRNTAKLTTAVLAAGTLTFGLSACGSSGSDSASDTSGALVVAASPTPHAEILNYVKENLAKKAGLDLEVKEFTDYVTPNTATEDGSVDANYFQNQPYLDDFNKKRGTHIAPVVTVHLEPLGLYSHKVKDADALKSGATIAVPNDSVNEARALKLLAANGLITLKDGVGNEATPSDITKNPKNLKFKELEAAQTPRSLDDVDAAVVNGNYAIEADLKPASDALVLESADNNPYGNFLAVKEGNENDPRVKKLAKLLTSAEVKKFIQDKYAGSVIASF
- a CDS encoding methionine ABC transporter permease; amino-acid sequence: MTWSEMQPLLEQACWDTLYMVGWSTLIAVVGGLPLGVLLVLTDRGGLLQNVVANKVIGQVVNIARSMPFIILMVALMGFTRSITGTTIGREAAIVPLAIGAIPFFARLVETAVREVDGGLVEAVQSMGGNTWTIVRKVLVPEALPSLIASTTTTVVALIGYSAMAGTVGAGGLGDIAIRYGYQRFETQLMWITVAILAVVISLIQSAGDYAARSLHRRGGRSGPAPKLRLLKASTADTKTV
- a CDS encoding ATP-binding cassette domain-containing protein is translated as MITTTGLTKVYRSRGREVTALDGVDLHVREGEVYGVIGQSGAGKSSLIRCVNLLERPTAGTVTVDGQDLTALAGRGPRAGRELRQARSRIGMVFQHFNLLSTRTVQDNVELPLEILGKSGKERSRKALELLDLVGLADKAKAYPAQLSGGQKQRVGIARALAGDPKVLLSDEATSALDPETTRSILQLLRDLNRQLGLTVLLITHEMDVVKSICDSAALMENGRVVESGTVSELLATPGSELASALFPVGGAATGEDRTVVDVTFQGEAATQPVISQLSRTYNIDISILGAAIDTVGGLQVGRMRIELPGRYEDNVVPVGFLREQGLQIDVVGEREPAKEGAK
- a CDS encoding HAD family hydrolase, producing the protein MTIHAEALLFDNDGTLVSSLESVHRCWTRWAGEYGITAEAFARVELHGRTAVEIAADLLPADVVPAAVARIEELEVEDVPNGGVHLLPGTRAFLDSLPADRWAVVTSATRRLAEARLEAVGILPKTLVAADDVTRGKPDPEPYLLAARELGVDPARCVVFEDAPAGLRAGRAAGMTTVALTTTHQAHELDADLVVEDLSALSALVTAAGVEISARV
- a CDS encoding GNAT family N-acetyltransferase, with protein sequence MGMSVTISAAAEQDAEQIFRLQYLCFQSEAALYGNYRIDPLVQTLDSVRAEVASDCVFVARLGDEVVGSVRGRVTEDGSAAIGKLCVHPRLQGHGIGARLLRAAEAALADERGATSFRLFTGHRSEGNLRLYRKVGYQTVGTSEGADGVPMIVLEKPAGTYAATA
- a CDS encoding sigma-70 family RNA polymerase sigma factor; translated protein: MTHDLVATLRPLLTAEASAEAHASGTEPADLEQAVWLRLLEHLETQGPPLDPPGWLRRAVRSESRRSRRTTRLERPYATEPAVDDDRTPEQLALAAARRTALHDAVRRLPGRCPSLMAALLSPRDLTYREIAGELGISQGSLGPERSRCLGCLRRLLAPEVATRRTRG
- a CDS encoding glycerophosphodiester phosphodiesterase, yielding MGSQDEHTDGTGRRALLGAAMLGAGGAVLGLSGTARAATAGSAGHGGGGLKSLPVPTVIGHRGASGYRPEHTFGSYQLALDLGADIVEAGDLVPTKDGHLVCRHEPEIGGTTDVADHKEFADRKKTKVLDGVSTTGWFTEDFTLAELKTLRAIERIPANRPHNTLYNGRWEIPTFEEVLRWQDEQTRKRGKQVWIYPETKHPTYFRGLGLGLEERVAKLLRKHGKDRRNSPVILQSFEPTSIQRLNKLVDNPLVVLLSAANTRPWDFVATGDPRTVADLITPKGLREIAGYAQGIGPTLDLVVTKKADGSLDKETTLVADAHKVGLILHPYTLRNENPFLPAEFRKGTDADAYGDAFGAFKRYFATGIDGVFTDNPDTGLLARQDFVNG
- a CDS encoding lysophospholipid acyltransferase family protein; protein product: MSRFALIKAVLGPIMRLMFRPQVEGAEHIPGDGPVILAGNHLTFIDSMILPLVCDRQVFFIGKDEYVTGKSLKGRLMAWFFTGVGMIPVDRDGGRGGVAALMTGRRVLEEGKVFGIYPEGTRSPDGRLYRGRTGIARLTLMTGAPVVPFAMIGTDKLQPGGSGMPRPGRVTVRFGEAMEFSRYDGMDRDRYVLRAVTDSVMTEVMRLSGQEYVDMYATKAKAA